The following proteins are co-located in the Desulfoscipio sp. XC116 genome:
- a CDS encoding nucleotidyltransferase domain-containing protein, whose product MSQKLKNITVTANIQNAIVEFCSDIRAKLKNNVLELRLFGSVARGDNTPESDIDILVLIKNKNKATEDIIYDAAFEASLKHDVVISPIIRTHKEYTYPLFQETLYYKKLQEEGFSL is encoded by the coding sequence ATGAGTCAAAAATTAAAAAATATAACTGTCACGGCAAATATACAAAACGCAATAGTAGAATTTTGCTCAGACATCAGAGCAAAGTTGAAAAACAATGTATTGGAGCTTAGACTTTTCGGTTCTGTTGCCAGGGGAGATAACACTCCTGAATCAGATATTGATATTTTGGTATTGATAAAAAATAAAAACAAAGCAACAGAGGATATTATATACGATGCGGCTTTTGAAGCTAGTTTAAAGCATGATGTTGTAATCTCCCCAATCATCAGAACACACAAAGAATATACTTACCCCCTATTCCAAGAGACCCTATACTATAAAAAACTACAGGAAGAGGGTTTTTCTCTATGA
- the metK gene encoding methionine adenosyltransferase, whose protein sequence is MAKRLFTSESVTEGHPDKIADQISDAILDEIIGQDPYARVACETFITTGLVLVGGEITTKCYVDIPRVVRETVREIGYTRAKYGFDCDTCAVLTSIDEQSPDIAMGVDKALEVRSGADVEEKLEATGAGDQGMMFGYATNETQEMMPLPISLAHRMARRLASVRKTRELPYLRPDGKVQVTVEYEDGKPVRLDTIIVSTQHAPRVGLDVIREDLIEKVIKPMVSKEMINAATRYLINPTGRFVVGGPQGDTGLTGRKIIVDTYGGMARHGGGAFSGKDPTKVDRSASYAMRYVAKNIVAAGLADKCEVQVAYAIGVARPVSVMVETFGTGKVDEEKLVQVVQEVFDLRPAAIIRDLDLRRPIYKNTAAYGHFGRRDIVLPWESTDKAEILRRAFNL, encoded by the coding sequence TTGGCAAAGCGCCTTTTTACTTCTGAGTCGGTTACCGAGGGACATCCCGATAAAATAGCCGATCAGATTTCAGATGCTATTTTGGACGAAATTATAGGTCAGGACCCTTACGCCCGGGTGGCTTGTGAGACCTTTATCACTACCGGCCTGGTGCTGGTGGGGGGGGAGATAACCACCAAATGCTACGTGGACATCCCCCGGGTGGTCCGTGAGACGGTGCGGGAGATTGGCTATACCCGCGCTAAGTACGGGTTTGACTGCGATACCTGCGCGGTGCTTACTTCTATAGATGAGCAGTCCCCGGATATTGCCATGGGTGTGGACAAGGCCTTGGAGGTGCGTTCCGGTGCGGATGTGGAAGAAAAGCTGGAAGCCACCGGCGCGGGCGATCAGGGGATGATGTTTGGCTACGCTACCAATGAAACACAGGAAATGATGCCTTTGCCCATTTCCCTGGCTCACCGTATGGCCCGCCGCCTGGCCTCGGTGCGCAAGACCAGGGAGCTGCCCTACCTGCGGCCCGACGGCAAGGTGCAGGTGACTGTGGAATATGAAGATGGCAAGCCCGTACGCTTGGATACCATTATTGTTTCCACTCAGCATGCCCCTCGGGTGGGATTGGATGTCATACGGGAGGATCTTATTGAAAAGGTGATCAAACCCATGGTGTCCAAAGAAATGATTAATGCGGCTACCCGGTACCTGATCAACCCCACTGGGCGGTTTGTGGTGGGCGGTCCCCAGGGGGACACCGGGCTTACGGGACGCAAGATTATTGTGGACACATACGGGGGTATGGCCCGGCATGGAGGCGGCGCTTTTTCAGGCAAGGATCCCACCAAGGTGGACCGCTCGGCCAGCTATGCCATGCGTTATGTAGCTAAAAATATTGTAGCCGCCGGTTTGGCGGACAAGTGCGAAGTGCAGGTGGCCTACGCTATCGGGGTGGCCCGCCCGGTGTCGGTGATGGTGGAGACCTTCGGCACCGGCAAGGTGGATGAGGAAAAACTGGTGCAGGTGGTGCAGGAAGTGTTTGATCTGCGGCCTGCCGCCATTATCAGGGATCTGGATCTGCGCCGGCCTATTTACAAAAATACCGCGGCCTACGGTCATTTTGGCCGCCGGGATATCGTGCTCCCCTGGGAGAGCACCGACAAGGCGGAAATACTGCGCAGAGCGTTTAACCTGTAG
- a CDS encoding YlmC/YmxH family sporulation protein has product MFKITELNRKDIINLRDGAKLGPVKDVHVDMVEGKVRAIVLEGPRKYFRLLSAGGDIVIPWEKIKKIGVDAVLVEVD; this is encoded by the coding sequence GTGTTTAAAATTACCGAGCTGAACCGTAAGGATATTATTAATTTGCGAGACGGCGCCAAGTTGGGTCCGGTGAAGGATGTGCATGTGGATATGGTTGAGGGTAAGGTGCGGGCCATTGTTTTGGAGGGCCCGCGGAAATATTTTCGTTTGCTGAGCGCGGGCGGGGACATTGTGATACCATGGGAAAAGATAAAGAAAATCGGTGTTGATGCGGTATTGGTTGAGGTGGATTAG